In a genomic window of Temperatibacter marinus:
- a CDS encoding ABC transporter substrate-binding protein, whose translation MVSCSALAEEISPDLVFGSSDRLNPKTRQASKIFMTSFCKEFNYTCHYVVMPVRRLEKAFDDGRVDVYMYKHKDPTLPWDATKLPFAKIDIIAIVRKESDIQSVKDLTNDRYLAWHRGEDLNQIFGFTGRSLELDNLPQGLKILKNRPLDALIESNSELLSLMSYKQLNEQGLRTIPILKNFELFPIMKKTTKKKSILLKLDQWLLAKHQDGTLKPIFIKLGFEDIYPFTS comes from the coding sequence ATGGTCTCATGTTCAGCACTTGCAGAAGAAATTTCCCCTGACTTGGTCTTCGGATCCTCTGATCGTTTAAACCCAAAGACTCGCCAAGCTTCAAAAATCTTTATGACGAGTTTCTGCAAGGAATTCAATTACACTTGTCACTATGTCGTCATGCCTGTTCGCCGCCTTGAAAAGGCCTTTGATGATGGCCGTGTTGACGTCTATATGTATAAGCATAAAGATCCAACCCTTCCTTGGGATGCAACTAAGTTACCCTTCGCTAAGATTGATATTATTGCAATAGTCAGAAAAGAAAGTGACATTCAGTCCGTTAAGGATCTCACCAACGATCGTTACTTGGCTTGGCACCGTGGAGAAGATCTCAATCAAATTTTTGGCTTTACAGGACGCAGCCTTGAACTGGACAATCTTCCTCAAGGGCTTAAAATTTTAAAGAACAGGCCTCTGGACGCCCTTATAGAGTCAAACAGTGAGTTACTCAGTCTCATGAGTTATAAGCAGCTTAATGAACAAGGTCTAAGAACCATTCCCATTCTTAAAAACTTCGAACTGTTCCCAATCATGAAAAAGACAACGAAGAAAAAATCAATCCTACTTAAGCTCGACCAATGGCTGCTTGCAAAACATCAGGACGGAACCCTCAAACCTATCTTCATCAAGCTTGGTTTTGAGGATATCTATCCCTTCACCTCATAA
- a CDS encoding substrate-binding periplasmic protein, translating into MLTRAKALKFISSLFLCTIGLISAFSSNTKAEDPLVFGLTYASSAQSKSFARDIISQFCADIKQECKDREMSVARILKTFRNRGTDIVLFYDHTVNKKDFRSANPIVTIDVWAIVPKDHPTLKSEATIFDHKLGFMRSLGLEKILNFEGDKIFSDSLNQALNQLERGRMDAFVQYGSEIQLQTSIEKLSQKGYTILTLIEDLPLFAVMDQGNSKGHLLKAFSDWMDNKHHAGILYDIYQKHGLSFVYPYGKNWKKWMKSEE; encoded by the coding sequence ATGCTGACTCGCGCAAAAGCTTTGAAATTCATCTCTTCCTTATTTCTCTGTACGATAGGGCTTATCTCAGCTTTCAGTTCAAACACTAAAGCAGAGGATCCTCTGGTCTTTGGTCTAACTTATGCGAGCAGTGCTCAGTCTAAATCCTTTGCTCGTGATATTATTTCTCAATTTTGTGCAGACATAAAACAAGAGTGTAAAGACCGCGAAATGTCAGTGGCTCGAATCCTAAAAACATTTCGTAATCGCGGTACAGATATCGTTCTTTTTTATGATCATACCGTGAATAAAAAGGACTTCCGGTCAGCCAATCCTATCGTCACAATCGATGTTTGGGCTATTGTCCCAAAAGACCATCCTACGCTCAAATCTGAGGCAACCATCTTCGATCATAAACTTGGCTTTATGAGATCACTTGGCCTTGAGAAGATATTGAATTTTGAGGGGGACAAAATATTCTCTGATAGTTTAAATCAAGCTCTCAACCAATTAGAGAGAGGACGAATGGATGCATTTGTTCAATATGGGTCTGAAATTCAACTGCAGACTTCTATAGAAAAACTTTCTCAGAAGGGGTACACTATCCTGACCCTCATAGAAGACCTTCCTCTATTTGCAGTTATGGATCAGGGCAACAGCAAGGGACATTTGCTCAAAGCTTTCAGTGACTGGATGGATAACAAGCATCACGCTGGGATTCTTTACGATATATACCAAAAACATGGTTTAAGCTTTGTTTATCCTTATGGCAAAAACTGGAAAAAATGGATGAAATCCGAAGAATAG
- a CDS encoding DUF6702 family protein codes for MKSALLKLGIILVMGGLLWFPVTAHQQKEGLTVIKYNERSQAYEIMHRFYVHDAEHAAGRIEGPRADLIASKKTQQIFADYVRANFQIKINGKALPIKSVGYEIDGAYFWVYEEFSSPPLTQTASITNKILMNIWADQQNLVNVESNNAVSSLIFKSNMTVQSINLS; via the coding sequence ATGAAGTCTGCTCTCTTAAAACTCGGCATTATTCTTGTGATGGGGGGACTCCTCTGGTTCCCTGTCACTGCTCATCAGCAAAAAGAAGGCCTCACAGTCATAAAGTATAATGAGCGCTCTCAAGCCTATGAGATTATGCATCGCTTTTATGTGCACGATGCAGAACATGCTGCTGGACGCATTGAGGGGCCACGGGCAGATCTTATCGCCTCAAAAAAAACTCAGCAAATCTTTGCAGACTATGTGAGAGCGAATTTTCAGATTAAAATAAACGGAAAAGCTCTCCCTATAAAATCTGTTGGATATGAAATTGATGGGGCTTATTTTTGGGTCTACGAGGAATTTTCCTCCCCCCCTCTTACTCAAACTGCAAGTATCACAAATAAAATCTTGATGAATATCTGGGCAGACCAGCAAAATTTAGTCAATGTTGAAAGCAACAATGCTGTCTCTAGTTTAATTTTTAAAAGTAATATGACTGTTCAATCTATAAATCTAAGTTAA
- a CDS encoding M1 family metallopeptidase encodes MIRLLSTLFIAVILANSSVLAQVEQTKGTFKDKFRQLDEILPTPNVYRNAAGEPGHKYWQQKVDYKIKATLLEDKRRLEAIEEITYTNNSPDTLRYLWLQLDQNRFKKDSMAEKSTAFAGIGRRGPGTKLGNRTKAHGLSMEEIRRQQYMDDNRFGYDVLNVTDAKGNPLNVALVGTNLRVDLKSPLKPGKKVKFNVEFAFNIVDENIIYARGGYEHFPNDKREGGNDIFLFAQWFPRLHAYTDYEAWTNKEFLGRGEFTLEFGDYELEMTVPADHIVSSTGTLQNPKDVLTKEQMKRLKEAETADKPHFIVTAAEALENEAAGTDAVKTWKFDADNVRDFAWATSRKFMWDAQGYQQDGADQELVMAMSFYPKEGGDLWKKYSTASIIHTMEVYGHFTFDYPYPTSQSVNGPVGGMEYPMITFNGPRTKLHKDGTRTYSEGMKKYLIGVVIHEVGHNYFPMIVNSDERQWTWMDEGLNSFLDAVAGREWDTSVSWGAEPKDIVAYMKSDKQVPIMTQADSLWRPGPNAYAKPAVALNILRETILGRELFDFAFKEYSRRWKFKRPTPSDFFRTMEEASGVDLDWFWRGWFYTTDHVDISLDAVYKLRVDTKNPLVEKPVKETERLEKHTKSIFLKQNAKDGKKTWMEKNEDIRDFYDEVKVNDILEADHKALGKYLKGLEKDKDYAWQRTVFERAIKDNKSYYILELNNKGGLVMPVILGLEFTDGSRSKDYIPAEIWRRTPDQVHKLLVFPKGKELKQVVLDPDWETSDTDLDNNYYPRQIIPSRVEIYKGKGYKPSRMKKWLDAEKKKADDAKKAPTKTDKVSDKVDKVTEK; translated from the coding sequence ATGATTAGACTATTGAGCACACTTTTTATTGCAGTCATCCTTGCAAACAGCAGTGTCCTTGCACAAGTTGAACAAACAAAAGGCACATTTAAAGATAAATTCCGACAGCTTGATGAAATCTTGCCAACCCCAAATGTCTATAGAAATGCAGCCGGCGAGCCTGGTCATAAATATTGGCAACAAAAAGTAGATTATAAAATCAAGGCGACACTTCTTGAAGACAAACGCCGTTTAGAAGCCATAGAAGAAATAACTTATACCAATAATTCCCCAGATACTCTGCGCTATCTTTGGCTGCAGCTTGACCAAAACCGATTCAAAAAAGACAGCATGGCTGAAAAATCAACAGCCTTTGCAGGAATTGGTCGGCGCGGACCAGGAACCAAACTTGGTAATCGTACAAAGGCCCACGGCCTCTCGATGGAAGAAATAAGACGCCAGCAATATATGGATGACAACAGGTTTGGCTATGACGTTTTGAATGTAACCGATGCTAAGGGTAACCCACTCAATGTTGCCCTTGTGGGCACAAATCTGAGAGTAGACCTCAAGAGCCCTCTCAAACCTGGCAAAAAAGTAAAATTCAACGTCGAATTTGCTTTTAATATTGTTGATGAAAACATCATATATGCACGGGGTGGTTACGAACACTTCCCAAATGACAAGAGAGAAGGGGGCAATGACATCTTCCTTTTCGCTCAGTGGTTCCCAAGACTGCATGCCTATACAGATTATGAAGCATGGACCAACAAAGAATTTTTAGGCCGCGGCGAATTCACCCTTGAATTTGGTGATTATGAGTTAGAGATGACTGTCCCTGCGGATCATATTGTTTCGTCGACAGGTACCCTGCAAAACCCTAAAGACGTTCTAACGAAAGAACAGATGAAACGCCTAAAAGAAGCTGAAACAGCAGACAAACCACATTTTATTGTGACCGCGGCAGAAGCTCTTGAGAATGAGGCGGCGGGAACCGATGCAGTAAAAACCTGGAAGTTTGATGCTGATAATGTACGCGATTTTGCCTGGGCTACTTCTCGAAAATTCATGTGGGACGCTCAAGGCTATCAACAAGATGGTGCAGACCAAGAATTAGTGATGGCCATGTCTTTCTACCCAAAAGAAGGGGGCGATCTCTGGAAGAAATATTCGACAGCCTCCATCATTCATACCATGGAAGTCTACGGCCATTTCACCTTTGATTATCCTTATCCTACCTCTCAGAGTGTCAACGGCCCTGTTGGCGGTATGGAATATCCGATGATCACGTTTAATGGTCCTCGCACCAAACTGCATAAGGACGGCACACGGACCTATAGCGAAGGTATGAAAAAATATCTTATTGGCGTTGTGATCCACGAAGTTGGCCACAATTATTTTCCAATGATCGTTAATTCCGATGAACGCCAATGGACATGGATGGATGAAGGCCTGAATAGTTTCCTTGATGCGGTGGCAGGCCGTGAGTGGGATACCTCTGTCAGTTGGGGCGCTGAACCAAAAGATATTGTGGCTTATATGAAGTCGGACAAGCAAGTCCCTATTATGACCCAAGCTGATAGCTTGTGGCGTCCCGGACCCAATGCCTATGCAAAACCAGCTGTTGCGCTCAATATCTTACGTGAGACAATCTTAGGCAGAGAACTGTTTGATTTTGCTTTTAAAGAATATTCACGCCGCTGGAAATTTAAACGTCCAACGCCGTCTGACTTCTTTAGAACAATGGAAGAAGCATCCGGCGTAGATCTTGACTGGTTCTGGCGGGGATGGTTTTACACAACCGATCATGTAGATATCTCGCTTGATGCTGTCTATAAACTGCGCGTTGATACCAAAAATCCCTTGGTCGAGAAGCCGGTCAAAGAGACTGAGCGTTTAGAAAAGCATACCAAGTCAATCTTTTTAAAACAGAATGCCAAAGACGGTAAAAAAACATGGATGGAAAAGAATGAAGATATTCGTGATTTTTATGATGAAGTTAAAGTGAATGACATTCTAGAAGCTGATCATAAAGCGCTGGGCAAATATCTAAAAGGTCTTGAAAAGGATAAAGATTACGCTTGGCAGCGCACCGTCTTTGAGCGCGCGATAAAGGACAATAAATCCTATTATATTCTTGAGTTAAATAATAAAGGCGGACTTGTTATGCCTGTTATTCTTGGCCTTGAATTTACAGATGGCAGCCGCAGTAAAGACTACATCCCTGCGGAAATTTGGCGCCGTACTCCTGACCAAGTCCACAAGCTTCTTGTTTTTCCTAAAGGAAAAGAACTTAAGCAGGTGGTTTTAGACCCTGATTGGGAGACATCGGATACAGATTTGGACAATAACTATTATCCGCGTCAGATCATACCAAGTCGGGTTGAGATCTACAAAGGCAAAGGCTACAAACCAAGCCGCATGAAAAAATGGCTTGATGCTGAAAAGAAGAAAGCGGATGACGCAAAAAAAGCGCCAACTAAAACGGATAAAGTGAGTGACAAAGTCGACAAAGTGACAGAAAAATAA
- a CDS encoding M56 family metallopeptidase produces the protein MLFELSILTTFILYHLAIGLLLLGGLTLLFRFFSVTAELKSWVWVTAFLLATLLPFSVFINESALSAEIKRQQGEASQMKALLRDQSSERTSEITRDAALTPKQASAAVQPPKEWTISGLTVLFLTPLLLIFLGIWGMGTLWRTLSVLRTFFRTQHLIRQASPVQTARSLDLASGTMPDNMAPLMSAPSIHSPMAVGLLAPTILLPDHFLHQLKPEQLQSILLHEQAHIDRCDLWVNLGQETLAILFWWSPIMRILNQQIHITRELACDMRAVKHLANSKSYAQSLVDCAHLMLRERRNILAMGLFSKKKELHYRINEVLTMKTIKAPRAIMTALTCVTLSALTYGSVNAYAPNVNLTLLEQEANHYSKLSRAEGEYLMELIKDRNYKKIDMLIQGGLNINTPLQGDGTALIIAVKTGDIDMVKHLISLGANVNQSAQGDGNPLIMAARDNHMEIAKLLISEGADVNGFVSSDETPLIQASWNGNFNMVKYLVEKGADVNFGVTVNDYRGKKEYRSPLSMAKSKKIKRFLTNRGAKK, from the coding sequence ATGTTATTTGAACTTTCCATACTGACCACCTTCATCCTCTACCATCTGGCCATTGGGCTGTTGTTATTGGGAGGACTGACCCTTCTCTTTCGATTCTTCTCTGTAACCGCTGAACTGAAGAGTTGGGTGTGGGTAACAGCTTTTCTCTTAGCTACTCTATTGCCTTTCTCTGTCTTCATAAACGAGTCCGCTCTATCCGCAGAGATCAAGCGTCAGCAAGGGGAAGCCTCACAGATGAAGGCCCTTCTAAGGGATCAATCTAGTGAGAGAACCTCTGAGATCACAAGAGACGCCGCTTTAACACCCAAGCAAGCCTCAGCAGCCGTTCAACCGCCTAAAGAATGGACAATTTCAGGCCTTACAGTATTATTTTTAACGCCCCTTTTACTTATCTTTCTTGGGATATGGGGCATGGGCACTCTTTGGCGAACTCTTTCTGTCCTCAGGACCTTTTTCAGAACTCAACACCTGATCAGGCAAGCAAGCCCGGTGCAAACTGCACGCAGCCTGGATCTTGCTTCCGGCACCATGCCTGACAATATGGCTCCTCTTATGTCTGCCCCAAGCATCCATTCACCGATGGCTGTTGGTTTATTGGCGCCCACAATTTTACTCCCTGATCATTTCTTGCATCAGCTTAAACCAGAGCAACTTCAATCCATTTTATTGCACGAGCAAGCACATATAGACCGATGCGACTTATGGGTTAATTTGGGTCAGGAAACATTAGCCATTCTATTTTGGTGGAGCCCTATTATGCGGATCCTCAATCAACAAATTCATATCACGCGAGAGTTGGCGTGCGATATGAGAGCTGTGAAGCATCTTGCGAACAGCAAATCTTATGCTCAGTCCCTTGTGGATTGTGCCCATCTCATGCTGCGGGAACGCAGAAATATCCTAGCAATGGGATTATTTAGTAAAAAGAAAGAACTTCACTACAGAATAAACGAGGTACTCACTATGAAAACAATAAAAGCCCCTCGGGCTATCATGACAGCTTTAACTTGCGTAACCCTTTCCGCTCTGACTTATGGATCGGTGAATGCTTACGCACCTAATGTAAACTTAACGCTCTTAGAACAAGAAGCCAATCACTACTCTAAACTTTCTCGTGCAGAAGGCGAGTATTTGATGGAACTGATTAAAGACCGCAATTACAAAAAAATTGACATGCTTATTCAAGGCGGACTCAATATTAACACTCCTTTGCAAGGCGATGGCACCGCCCTTATCATTGCGGTTAAGACGGGTGATATTGATATGGTGAAACATTTAATCTCACTTGGTGCTAATGTTAATCAGTCCGCTCAAGGGGACGGCAATCCTTTAATCATGGCTGCTCGCGATAATCACATGGAAATCGCCAAGCTTCTTATCTCTGAAGGCGCAGATGTGAACGGGTTTGTTTCCAGTGATGAAACACCTCTGATTCAGGCCTCATGGAATGGAAATTTCAACATGGTGAAATATCTTGTGGAAAAAGGGGCAGACGTGAATTTTGGCGTCACAGTCAATGATTACCGCGGTAAAAAAGAATACCGCAGCCCCCTAAGTATGGCTAAGTCTAAGAAAATAAAAAGATTTTTAACCAACCGTGGCGCAAAAAAATAA
- a CDS encoding BlaI/MecI/CopY family transcriptional regulator, which produces MARKKSDHLTDGEQAIMQILWQRENCSVKEITEILSRDKDVAYTTVQTMCKILAEKGYATYHKEGRAFLYSAQITQKEAQRGAFTSLLHRFFGSSPELLAQHLMEETDLEIKDIEALQKKIDQADE; this is translated from the coding sequence ATGGCCCGCAAAAAATCTGATCACCTAACTGACGGCGAACAAGCCATCATGCAAATCTTATGGCAACGAGAAAATTGCTCTGTGAAAGAAATTACAGAGATTTTATCTCGGGACAAGGACGTGGCTTACACAACTGTTCAAACCATGTGCAAAATTCTTGCAGAGAAAGGCTATGCTACATACCACAAAGAAGGACGAGCATTCCTATACTCAGCACAAATTACTCAGAAAGAAGCCCAACGCGGTGCTTTCACGAGTTTGCTTCATCGCTTCTTTGGGAGCTCACCTGAGCTCCTTGCTCAGCATCTCATGGAAGAAACAGATCTGGAAATCAAGGACATTGAAGCCTTGCAAAAGAAAATCGATCAAGCGGACGAGTAA
- a CDS encoding M28 family metallopeptidase, translating into MKGLSSLLALALLSAPSGASGAEDVTRFHQMVKEVSADRIQADIRKLAGFGTRHTLSDTHSDTRGIGAARRWIEAEFKAMNATCKNKLEVYTVSEVFHTPLDKNPRGRIPEPTEVVNVLAVQKGTLDPSRVVMMSGDIDSRISDALNGTDDSPGANDNASGMAGTMEAARVLCHHDFAGTIVYAGLSGEEQGLFGGKSVARHAKEKGWRFMGVINNDMIGNSEGINGVKNNTTARVFSEGTRAMETSQEARSRRFLGGEVDSPSRNIARLVDRLADDYIPNLDVMMIYRLDRFGRGGHHRPFNAEGLPGVRIMETNEHYDRQHQDLRNEDGRHYGDTVEYVDWEYAAKLTSLNVVTLASMAGAPPFPADVVLEGAVRPSTTLSWTLRSDQLESVKADNLKGFRIYWRYTTDAQWRFSRFVPADTRSFTLENIVIDNYFFGVASVAKDGSESPVVFPYVMGAFEKPLKKDSSQ; encoded by the coding sequence ATGAAGGGTTTATCATCACTTTTAGCGCTCGCGCTACTCAGCGCACCAAGTGGTGCAAGCGGTGCGGAAGACGTGACGCGCTTCCATCAGATGGTCAAAGAAGTATCCGCAGATCGTATCCAAGCTGATATTCGAAAATTAGCAGGCTTTGGCACCCGCCATACGCTATCGGACACGCACTCTGACACCCGAGGAATTGGGGCTGCTCGGCGTTGGATTGAAGCCGAATTTAAAGCCATGAATGCCACGTGCAAAAATAAGCTCGAAGTCTATACAGTTTCTGAAGTGTTCCACACGCCCCTCGATAAGAATCCTCGTGGCCGTATTCCAGAACCGACTGAGGTGGTGAATGTTCTCGCCGTTCAAAAAGGAACTCTTGACCCATCGCGGGTTGTCATGATGTCAGGGGATATTGATAGCCGGATCTCTGATGCGCTTAATGGAACCGATGACAGTCCCGGCGCCAACGATAATGCCTCAGGCATGGCTGGCACCATGGAAGCTGCCCGTGTCCTCTGTCATCACGATTTTGCTGGAACGATTGTTTATGCTGGCCTTAGCGGAGAAGAACAAGGTTTGTTTGGTGGGAAGTCCGTCGCGCGTCATGCCAAAGAAAAGGGCTGGCGCTTCATGGGAGTTATTAATAATGACATGATTGGCAACAGTGAAGGCATCAACGGTGTAAAAAATAACACCACAGCCCGTGTCTTTTCTGAAGGCACCCGAGCCATGGAAACGAGCCAAGAAGCCAGAAGCCGACGGTTTTTGGGCGGCGAGGTCGATAGTCCTTCAAGGAACATCGCACGACTCGTCGACCGACTCGCTGATGACTATATACCGAATCTAGATGTCATGATGATTTATCGCTTGGATCGCTTTGGTCGCGGCGGCCATCACCGCCCCTTTAACGCAGAGGGCCTACCCGGTGTAAGAATCATGGAAACCAATGAACATTATGACCGTCAGCACCAAGATCTAAGAAATGAAGATGGCCGTCATTATGGAGATACGGTTGAGTATGTTGACTGGGAGTATGCTGCCAAGCTCACCAGTCTGAATGTGGTCACTCTAGCGTCAATGGCCGGAGCACCACCCTTTCCTGCGGATGTTGTGTTGGAAGGCGCTGTTCGACCCTCGACTACTCTCTCGTGGACCCTCAGAAGTGATCAACTGGAATCCGTTAAGGCGGATAATTTAAAAGGCTTCCGCATTTACTGGCGATACACGACAGATGCGCAGTGGCGCTTCAGTCGATTTGTCCCAGCTGATACGCGCAGTTTTACTTTAGAAAATATAGTGATCGATAATTATTTCTTTGGTGTAGCCAGTGTTGCAAAGGATGGGTCTGAGAGCCCTGTGGTTTTTCCTTATGTGATGGGTGCCTTTGAAAAGCCGCTCAAAAAAGACAGCTCTCAGTAG
- a CDS encoding VOC family protein, whose protein sequence is MDTKTLVTQINVNIAVKDIEPSLAFWQAVGFQITDSVPVDGPEGSGPLGFAIISNGQQQFMMQTVESIEGDMQSFKGKDLLSSPVLLFIVVANIDAIDEVLQDFDQAFPRRETFYGATEIGYYTPDGTQVTFAEFKEG, encoded by the coding sequence ATGGATACCAAGACTTTAGTTACACAGATAAATGTTAATATTGCAGTGAAGGATATTGAACCTAGTTTAGCCTTCTGGCAGGCGGTAGGCTTTCAGATTACGGACAGTGTGCCCGTTGATGGACCAGAGGGGTCTGGCCCTTTAGGTTTTGCAATAATTTCTAATGGCCAACAACAATTTATGATGCAAACTGTTGAGAGTATCGAGGGGGATATGCAGTCTTTCAAAGGCAAAGATTTGCTTTCTAGTCCGGTCTTACTTTTCATTGTTGTCGCTAATATTGATGCCATAGATGAAGTTCTTCAAGATTTTGATCAGGCCTTCCCGCGCCGAGAGACCTTCTACGGCGCAACAGAAATTGGATATTATACGCCTGATGGAACTCAAGTTACTTTTGCTGAATTCAAAGAAGGTTAG
- a CDS encoding multicopper oxidase domain-containing protein, translating into MKTIVGALISTFIFACSLQADERKYEFDIEYKTVNFTGNPVKAMAIGGSIPGPLIEATVGDILEVTFHNKMDVMSTVHWHGILLPPEQDGVAYLNTKPIAAGQSFTFRFEIKHSGTFWYHSHTGLQEQRGIYGPIRLLPKEKKAPVLQDKMLVWSDWTDEKPMDVLRNLKREGHYYENKKGSSQDWLKVIQNGPKAIKNRLYASWTRMGPMDLSDVGYDAYLANGALETQLAEAKAGETVRVRMINAAASSYFTVEYAGGPMTIVAIDGVDVQPIKVKKLKHAIAETYDVEVTVPATGNFELRATNIDGTGQTSAYIGHPSAPKVKAPDIPRPNLFLMDHREHMKGKETSPQPEAESKTEDAMMPMTSCLPEHAAMGHCTMVQAEGEVIEHLTTYAPLKSVTPTEFDTAMPVRKVHLKLTGNMERYIWSFNGKTLSEADRIQIKKGERVQFIFENTTMMSHPLHLHGHFFRVLNGQGAFSPLKHTVDLVSMGTITIEFEANEERDWIFHCHNLYHMKTGMSRVISYAGTSQIDDQFARNLSMDDHWFKFADLAVLSNQQFGSLWMVNNRNRVSLDWEGDYKGSAEITLQGTYFIDKFTELMAGIELERHKEQGHTVETETIGFIGFSKMLPFMLQSELRLDTKGVFRFAIGSHFNITERAAVDWHWNTDEGFDVTIDYEFSKKLSLIARRSHEYDFGVGLKFKF; encoded by the coding sequence ATGAAAACTATAGTTGGTGCTCTTATTAGCACTTTTATCTTCGCCTGTTCCCTTCAGGCGGATGAGAGAAAATACGAATTTGATATAGAGTATAAAACAGTCAATTTTACTGGTAACCCTGTGAAAGCGATGGCGATTGGGGGCTCTATTCCAGGTCCCCTGATAGAGGCGACAGTGGGGGATATACTGGAAGTGACCTTCCACAATAAGATGGATGTGATGTCAACAGTGCACTGGCACGGTATTCTTTTGCCGCCAGAGCAAGACGGTGTGGCGTATCTGAATACAAAACCCATTGCGGCAGGGCAAAGTTTTACCTTTCGGTTTGAGATTAAGCATTCAGGAACTTTTTGGTATCATAGCCATACCGGCCTGCAAGAGCAGCGGGGAATTTATGGCCCCATTCGCCTTTTGCCGAAAGAGAAAAAGGCACCAGTTCTGCAAGATAAAATGCTTGTTTGGTCTGATTGGACAGACGAAAAACCGATGGATGTTTTGCGTAATCTTAAGCGCGAAGGCCATTATTATGAAAACAAAAAGGGCAGTTCTCAAGATTGGCTAAAAGTCATTCAGAATGGACCGAAAGCCATCAAAAACCGACTTTATGCCAGCTGGACTCGCATGGGCCCTATGGATTTATCTGATGTTGGGTATGACGCCTACCTTGCTAATGGTGCGCTAGAGACTCAGTTGGCAGAGGCGAAGGCAGGTGAAACGGTACGTGTGCGTATGATTAATGCAGCGGCTAGTAGTTATTTCACTGTAGAATATGCAGGCGGCCCTATGACGATCGTTGCCATCGACGGTGTTGATGTCCAGCCCATAAAAGTGAAAAAGCTAAAGCATGCAATCGCGGAGACCTATGATGTAGAAGTAACAGTCCCAGCCACTGGAAATTTTGAATTGCGGGCAACGAATATTGATGGGACTGGTCAGACTTCTGCCTATATTGGTCACCCATCTGCTCCAAAGGTGAAGGCGCCAGATATCCCTAGGCCCAATCTATTTTTAATGGATCACCGTGAGCATATGAAGGGCAAGGAAACATCACCACAGCCCGAGGCCGAATCGAAGACAGAAGATGCCATGATGCCGATGACTTCTTGTTTACCGGAACATGCTGCCATGGGCCACTGTACTATGGTGCAGGCCGAAGGAGAGGTGATTGAACATCTTACTACGTATGCCCCTTTAAAGTCAGTGACACCAACAGAATTTGATACGGCTATGCCTGTAAGGAAAGTCCATTTAAAACTGACGGGGAATATGGAACGTTATATTTGGTCTTTTAATGGAAAAACACTATCAGAGGCGGATCGCATTCAAATTAAAAAGGGCGAACGGGTCCAGTTTATCTTTGAAAATACCACGATGATGAGCCATCCCTTGCACCTTCATGGCCATTTTTTCCGTGTGTTGAATGGTCAAGGAGCCTTTAGTCCTTTGAAGCATACAGTAGATTTAGTGAGCATGGGCACCATTACCATTGAATTTGAGGCTAATGAGGAACGGGACTGGATTTTTCACTGTCACAATCTTTACCATATGAAAACTGGTATGAGTCGCGTGATTTCTTACGCTGGTACCAGTCAGATTGACGATCAATTTGCGCGAAACCTTTCTATGGATGATCATTGGTTCAAATTTGCTGATCTCGCGGTGCTCAGTAACCAGCAGTTTGGTTCCTTGTGGATGGTGAACAATCGCAATCGAGTTTCTCTTGATTGGGAAGGTGACTATAAGGGCTCTGCTGAGATTACCCTGCAAGGGACGTATTTTATTGATAAATTTACCGAGCTCATGGCTGGCATAGAATTGGAACGACATAAAGAGCAAGGACACACGGTAGAAACAGAGACCATTGGTTTCATAGGCTTTTCGAAAATGTTACCCTTTATGCTTCAAAGTGAACTGCGTCTTGACACAAAAGGTGTCTTTAGGTTTGCAATAGGCAGTCACTTTAATATTACAGAGCGAGCAGCAGTCGATTGGCACTGGAATACAGATGAAGGTTTTGATGTGACGATTGATTATGAATTTAGTAAAAAATTATCACTCATTGCACGTCGGTCCCATGAATATGATTTTGGGGTGGGACTGAAATTTAAGTTTTAA